The Candidatus Methanomethylicota archaeon genome has a segment encoding these proteins:
- a CDS encoding DHH family phosphoesterase: MKMRDTVILTHGDIDGIASAAILLRYLKVKMNLKDNDIEVKFTGPSALPEKLKELMNNKNVKKIYITDISINVKNSENIKGIIKKLSSEGKRIVWMDHHQWSAEDINEVMKSVDSIIVEKTPSAARIVYEKFMKEDEVSRKIAEYADDIDALTDKLNESFILRALSFKNGWKEKLLIKFSNGIFWDEEISREAEKIKRRAERDVNEAYNKTRVYETKSGLKFGLIDLRGAKTPRSWLAKRVSEKFKLDFTMVWRKDDAISLYIGDKSKNINLLKIAEEFGGGGHPFACGFRMKLSWKSKIINYLTLKRKILKEVEDVVKKIIELM; encoded by the coding sequence ATGAAGATGAGGGATACCGTAATATTAACCCATGGCGACATAGATGGAATAGCCTCCGCAGCCATATTGCTAAGATACCTAAAAGTAAAGATGAACCTAAAAGATAATGATATAGAGGTAAAATTCACAGGTCCATCAGCACTACCAGAGAAGCTTAAAGAGCTAATGAACAATAAAAATGTGAAAAAAATATACATAACAGACATATCCATAAACGTAAAAAACTCTGAGAATATTAAAGGCATAATTAAAAAGCTTAGTAGTGAAGGGAAAAGAATAGTATGGATGGATCACCATCAATGGAGCGCTGAAGATATAAATGAAGTGATGAAGTCAGTAGATTCAATAATAGTGGAAAAGACTCCAAGTGCTGCAAGAATAGTCTACGAGAAATTCATGAAGGAAGATGAGGTATCCAGGAAGATAGCTGAATATGCAGATGATATCGATGCATTAACAGACAAACTTAATGAAAGCTTCATACTGAGAGCATTAAGCTTCAAAAATGGGTGGAAAGAGAAGCTTCTAATAAAATTCTCAAATGGAATATTTTGGGATGAGGAAATATCAAGGGAAGCTGAAAAAATAAAGAGGAGAGCTGAACGTGACGTTAATGAAGCATATAATAAAACAAGAGTATATGAGACGAAAAGTGGATTAAAGTTTGGATTAATTGATTTAAGGGGGGCTAAGACGCCGAGAAGTTGGCTTGCTAAGAGAGTTTCAGAAAAATTCAAATTAGACTTCACAATGGTCTGGAGGAAGGATGATGCAATCTCACTATACATAGGAGACAAGTCAAAGAACATAAACCTATTGAAGATAGCAGAGGAATTTGGTGGTGGAGGGCACCCCTTTGCATGCGGTTTCAGAATGAAGCTATCATGGAAAAGCAAAATAATAAACTACTTGACATTGAAAAGGAAAATTTTGAAAGAAGTTGAAGATGTCGTGAAGAAGATTATTGAATTAATGTGA
- a CDS encoding ribonuclease H-like domain-containing protein has protein sequence MSEKGRVAFLDIESTSLTADSGFIVGIGIMWDDEKWSHEFLKGSVIEGEAELIRKSINELSNATTIVTWNGLTFDIPMLIARAIIHNIDPTPIILKEHIDLYRYAKKLLKLSEYSLDAVAKYMGIPKKVELKGRDMPPYYMKAIAGDQEAMKLIIEHCYDDLQALKKIYDKMRKIVDAVKSVELENVMEEYV, from the coding sequence ATGAGTGAAAAGGGTAGAGTAGCATTTCTAGATATTGAATCAACATCATTAACAGCAGATAGTGGATTCATAGTTGGAATTGGAATAATGTGGGATGATGAAAAATGGAGCCATGAATTCCTGAAGGGAAGCGTCATAGAGGGGGAAGCTGAACTCATAAGAAAGAGCATCAATGAACTATCAAACGCCACAACAATAGTGACATGGAATGGACTGACCTTCGATATCCCAATGCTAATAGCTAGAGCCATCATACACAACATTGACCCAACACCAATAATTCTAAAGGAACACATAGATCTATACAGGTATGCAAAGAAGCTACTTAAACTAAGCGAATACAGCCTAGATGCAGTGGCAAAGTATATGGGAATACCAAAGAAGGTTGAATTGAAGGGGAGGGATATGCCACCATACTATATGAAAGCAATAGCTGGAGATCAAGAAGCCATGAAACTCATAATAGAACACTGCTACGACGATCTACAAGCACTGAAAAAGATATATGATAAAATGAGGAAAATAGTGGATGCAGTGAAAAGCGTTGAATTGGAAAACGTTATGGAGGAATATGTATGA
- the trpS gene encoding tryptophan--tRNA ligase: MVFAHRDFDKYLEEGGTGKTLAIVSGRGPSEELHMGHLVLFEFIKYLQEELNAKVFIPLSDDEKYVFQKVESLDVAYKYALSNALSIISLGFKEEDTKLYISTRSGWVYRLAISFSKHLTYNTVKATFGFTDEVNIGEIFYAATQAAHILGPTIMYGYPVVVPIGMDQDPYMRLSRDIAGKLRVFKPASLYIKFIRGLTGEPMSASKPETSIFITDTPQTIRSKVWAAFTGGRATVEEQRKLGGEAEKCVVYEWLSIFHFKDVKDIEEHYWKCRRGEILCGECKNMLTKTLIRYMEDHNRKRMENVGRLQKYFEHEI; encoded by the coding sequence ATGGTGTTTGCACATAGAGATTTCGACAAATACCTAGAAGAAGGGGGGACGGGTAAAACTCTAGCCATAGTTTCAGGTAGAGGGCCATCGGAAGAGCTTCATATGGGCCACCTAGTCCTATTCGAATTCATAAAATATCTACAAGAGGAATTGAATGCAAAAGTTTTCATACCATTATCAGATGATGAGAAATACGTTTTCCAAAAGGTGGAAAGCTTAGACGTAGCATACAAGTACGCTTTAAGCAATGCACTAAGCATAATATCACTGGGATTCAAAGAGGAGGATACAAAACTATACATATCAACTAGGAGTGGATGGGTTTATAGACTTGCAATAAGCTTCTCAAAACACTTAACATACAATACTGTGAAAGCGACATTCGGATTCACCGATGAAGTAAATATAGGTGAAATATTCTATGCAGCAACACAAGCAGCACATATACTTGGACCAACAATCATGTATGGATACCCAGTGGTAGTTCCAATAGGTATGGATCAAGACCCATACATGAGACTAAGTAGAGACATAGCTGGCAAATTAAGGGTATTCAAACCAGCATCACTATACATAAAATTCATAAGAGGATTAACAGGGGAACCCATGTCAGCTTCAAAACCAGAAACATCAATATTCATAACAGACACGCCACAAACCATAAGAAGCAAGGTTTGGGCAGCATTCACCGGTGGAAGAGCAACCGTGGAGGAGCAGAGGAAGCTTGGAGGTGAAGCTGAGAAATGCGTGGTCTACGAATGGCTATCAATATTCCACTTTAAAGATGTAAAGGATATTGAGGAACATTACTGGAAATGCAGGAGGGGGGAGATACTCTGCGGGGAATGCAAAAATATGCTAACAAAAACATTGATTAGATACATGGAAGATCACAATAGGAAGCGCATGGAAAACGTTGGAAGACTGCAAAAGTACTTCGAACATGAAATATGA